The segment GAAGCCCCGCCGCACCAGTCGTCGACCAGCGACTTCTACATCGACGTCGCCCCCGTCACCGTCGCGCAGTTCCGCACCTTCATCGCGTCTGCGCGCTACCATCCGGAGGGCGACGGCTACGACGTGTTCGAGGCCAGTTCTGGCCCGAGCGCGCCCGCGGTGAACATCTCCTGGAACGATGCCGCGGCATACGCCAGCTGGGCCGGTCGTCGCCTGCCCCGCGAGGCCGAGTGGGAGAAGGCGGCGCGTGGCCCCCAGGGGCATCGCTACCCGTGGGGCAATGACTGGATCGCGGGCGCCTGCAACGGTGCACGCGGCGACCTGTTGAGCGAAGCGCCGGGCCCGCTGGCAGCGGTTTCGGTCGGCTCGATGCCGGGCGACCGAAGCGACTTCGGGGTGCTCGACATGGGCGGCAACGTAAGCCAGTGGACCGCCGACTGGCTCGAGCCCTACCCCGGGGGCAGCACCGCCAACCCCTACTACGGGCACACGCTGCGGGTCGTGCGAGGCGGTTCCTGGAACGACCGCTCTCCCGCTGACTTCACGAGCACCCGACGTCGAGGCGAACGGCCCCATCGATGCAGCCGCACCATCGGGTTTCGCACCGCCTGTGACGCTGACACCCTGCGACAGCCTTGAGGCACCGGCGCCCGATAGCGTTTCGGTGAAGCCGAAAGACGCGCCAGAGCGCCCTCTCAGAGCGTCGCGCCGGGATCGAGCCCCAGGCGGGCGCGCAGGCACTCCTCCACGAGCGCGATGGAAGGCTCGACACCCAGCTCCTCCGACAAGAGGCGGCTGACCTTGCCGAAGTGCCGGATGGCGCGATCCGGCCTGCCCAGACGGGTGTGGGCGCGCATCACGAGCTGATGCGCGTCTTGGTGGAAGGGATCGATCTCAGCCGCTCGCGCGGCGTGCCCCAGCGCGTCTTCAGCCTGGCCCGCGTCGATGGCGGCTGTGGCCAGATCGCAGAGCGCATCGGTCATCTTGCGCTCGTAGACCTCGCGCCGACGAAGCGCCCAGTCGAGGAAGCAGCCTCCGAGGAACGCCCCCTGGTAGAGCCGCACCGCCTCTTCGAGGGCGGCTGCCGCACCACGGCCGTCGCCCTGACGACGGCGGGCTGCCGCCCTGGCCAGACCCGCTTCGAACGCATCGACGTCGAACCACACGCCCGCGTCCTCGCGCAAGCGGAGGAACCCCCCGTTGCGCACGATGAGATCTGCGCCCGCCTCGCCCAGGGCCCGACGCAAGGTGGAGAGCGCGGTGTTCAGGCTCTTGCGCCCACCGAGGCCGGCATCGGGCCAGTAGACCTCACCGATCTCGTCTTCGCTCACGCCGTGGCTTCCGGCCGACGCCAGGTGCACGAGCAGCCAGCGGGCCTTCTGCGTCTTGAAGGCCTCATCCGGAACGGCGGTGCCCAGCACCCTCGCCGTGCCGCGCCCGAAACCGAACACCTCGAACGTGACCGACGTCGCAGCCACGGGCGGCCCACCATCCGCCACACGCGCAGGCGACATCCACGTGATCGCCGGTCCGGCGCCGCTCGACAGCGCCTGCAGAACGGCAGCCATGACATCGGTCACGGTCTCACCGTCTCCCACCTCCACCGCACGCACACGGGCCGGTCTGGGCAGGCGCTCGAGCACCGGGGCAAGGACGTGACGCCCACGCGGCGAGACGACGGCGAGCGAGGTCTCATCCCATCGCGCGACAAGCGCATCCGGGCACGACGAGAGAGCATCTGCGAGCGAGCGCCAGTCGGAGGCCTGCGGTGCTTCGACGGGCGCAATCAGCCCGAGCGCCGCCACGTCGTGAGAGCGCGCGGCGCGAGCCAGAAGCGCGGCGGCGCGCTCGAGAAAGAAGGGGC is part of the Pseudomonadota bacterium genome and harbors:
- a CDS encoding FHA domain-containing protein; protein product: MNIHASMRGLRQGGAPREGNPCGMDGTPQDVGSLETELQTAASSVLSGLVSERSPFLQVLTGEEAGRLVGLPPGATVLGRGDAADVILRDPAVSRTHARLEVGADGTARIVDVGSRNGVWLRGERVTEGGMRNGDLFSLGGRVVIKHEVESSLISRLYEKAIRDGETGLINRPFFLERAAALLARAARSHDVAALGLIAPVEAPQASDWRSLADALSSCPDALVARWDETSLAVVSPRGRHVLAPVLERLPRPARVRAVEVGDGETVTDVMAAVLQALSSGAGPAITWMSPARVADGGPPVAATSVTFEVFGFGRGTARVLGTAVPDEAFKTQKARWLLVHLASAGSHGVSEDEIGEVYWPDAGLGGRKSLNTALSTLRRALGEAGADLIVRNGGFLRLREDAGVWFDVDAFEAGLARAAARRRQGDGRGAAAALEEAVRLYQGAFLGGCFLDWALRRREVYERKMTDALCDLATAAIDAGQAEDALGHAARAAEIDPFHQDAHQLVMRAHTRLGRPDRAIRHFGKVSRLLSEELGVEPSIALVEECLRARLGLDPGATL